From Lacerta agilis isolate rLacAgi1 chromosome Z, rLacAgi1.pri, whole genome shotgun sequence, the proteins below share one genomic window:
- the CFAP157 gene encoding cilia- and flagella-associated protein 157: protein MAPKKKGGGRKKDEAIKEPEVDDDIVPEHSREFYLIQIRDLEGRLARYQKKWDEMQVSEEIFRNEYEKMLHDNREIVSFLKKTLNQRVDEIAELTEQLHLLQQAKDTEKDAFEAQLGQLRHEFQETKDQLTSENMNLSGKLAALEDFRIHRDEIMLKFSELEAELKKQAEEHKEYIYNLERKAVIDKERLKKEMMHRVNTVAAEFRKVAHSQMAETTKRTIRENVTISFQLTKITEQSLQLLQENERLKEAHSEALKQLELLEENETKMAQNSLSNQKIIWMLTSKCKELQAQVEEYMAMKKVMAQTQETNEMLAQQNLVLKEELTQQRQEMQKKSSEEESQAKALEEEHQLRLNAERILRHTAKGLKEVLLERPSEEEEDGHFDVMFHLRRNDVLQATLNLLNRSIARIEANQLLRNLYVESKVFKPTSTEASGLSAIKPSRIMSHMDVVKIPRTHVVHSMPSLSNVSELREDTIRPYASATEPLITAWRTEVKEEETKPQEKAVCEKPATQQPTEE, encoded by the exons ATGGCGCccaagaagaaaggaggagggcgCAAGAAAGACGAGGCTATCAAGGAACCAGAGGTGGATGATGACATCGTACCTGAGCACAGCCGGGAGTTTTACTTGATTCAGATCCGAGATCTGGAGGGGCGGCTAGCCCG GTACCAGAAGAAATGGGACGAGATGCAGGTGAGCGAGGAGATCTTCCGCAATGAATACGAGAAGATGCTCCATGACAACAGGGAGATTGTGTCCTTTCTGAAGAAGACGCTCAACCAGCGGGTCGACGAGATTGCAGAGTTGACGGAGCAGCTCCACTTACTCCAGCAGGCCAAAGACACAGAGAAGGACGCCTTTGAAGCCCAGCTAGGCCAGCTGAGACACGAGTTCCAGGAGACCAAGGATCAGCTGACTTCTGAGAATATGAACCTCA GTGGTAAGCTGGCTGCCCTGGAGGATTTTAGGATCCACAGAGATGAGATCATGTTGAAGTTTTCCGAACTCGAGGCGGAActgaagaagcaagcagaagagcACAAGGAATACATCTATAACCTGGAGAGGAAAGCTGTGATTGATAAAGAGAG gttaAAGAAGGAGATGATGCACCGTGTGAATACGGTGGCTGCTGAGTTCCGCAAGGTGGCCCACAGCCAGATGGCAGAGACCACTAAGCGCACCATCCGGGAGAATGTCACCATCAGCTTCCAGCTAACGAAGATAACCGAGCAGAGCCTCCAGCTCCTCCAAGAGAACGAACGGCTCAAGGAGGCCCACTCAGAAGCTCTGAAGCAGCTGGAGCTGCTGGAGGAAAATGAGACAAAGATGGCACAGAACAGCCTCAGCAACCAGAAG ATTATCTGGATGCTCACCAGCAAGTGCAAGGAGCTGCAGGCACAGGTGGAAGAGTACATGGCAATGAAGAAGGTCATGGCCCAAACACAGGAGACCAATGAGATGCTGGCGCAGCAGAACCTGGTGCTAAA AGAGGAGCTGACTCAGCAGAGGCAGGAGATGCAAAAGAAAAGCAGTGAAGAGGAAAGCCAAGCAAAGGCCCTTGAAGAGGAGCATCAGCTGCGGCTGAACGCTGAAAGAATCCTCAGGCACACGGCCAAGGGACTCAAGGAAGTGCTGCTG GAACGCCcatctgaagaggaggaggatggccACTTTGACGTGATGTTCCACTTAAGGCGCAATGATGTGCTGCAGGCCACCTTGAATCTCCTGAACAGAAGCATCGCACGCATCGAGGCCAATCAACTTCTCCGGAATCTCTATGTGGAGAGCAAGGTGTTCAAACCTACCAGCACGGAGGCCAGCGG CCTCTCTGCTATCAAGCCTTCCCGCATCATGTCGCACATGGATGTTGTCAAGATCCCAAGGACCCATGTTGTCCACAGTATGCCATCTCTGAGCAATGTCTCCGAGCTCCGTGAGGATACTATCCGGCCTTACGCTAGTGCCACAGAG CCTTTAATAACAGCATGGAGGACGGAGGTGAAAGAGGAAGAGACCAAGCCACAAGAGAAAGCTGTCTGTGAGAAACCGGCTACACAGCAACCAACTGAGGAATAG